A segment of the Pseudomonas versuta genome:
GGACCTGGAACCGTTTCGACGGATTAACCCCTGTGGCTATGCGGGGCTGGCGATGACCCAGTTGCGTGACCATGCAGGGCCGATTGAATTTGCCGAGGTAGGTGCCCGGCTGCGTTCGCAGCTCGTCAAACACCTCGACTATGCTGAGCAGACGACCCTAACGGGCGGAATCGATTGATATGACTACTGCGCAAGACGCTGTTCAAACCCTGATCCCTACGCTGGATATCTCAGAACGTGTGGCCCGTGCGAACGAGGCCCGTTCCAAGGTCGAGACCGGCGTTAAATTGCGCGGTGCCGAGAAGGTTGCGCGTATCCCGGTAAAAATCATTCCGACTACCGAACTGCCGAAGAAGCCGGACTGGATTCGCGTGCGTATTCCGGTCTCGCCCGAGGTGGACCGCATCAAGGCGCTGCTGCGCAAGCACAAGCTGCACAGCGTGTGCGAAGAGGCGTCCTGCCCGAACCTGGGCGAATGCTTCTCGGGTGGTACTGCGACCTTCATGATCATGGGTGACATCTGCACCCGTCGCTGCCCGTTCTGCGACGTCGGTCATGGCCGGCCCAAGCCACTGGACGTCAACGAGCCGCAAAGCCTGGCAATTGCCATCGCTGACCTGGGATTGAAGTACGTGGTCATCACCTCGGTAGACCGTGATGACCTGCGTGATGGCGGTGCCCAGCACTTTGCCGATTGCATCCGTGAAATCCGCAAGCTGTCGCCTAACGTACTGCTCGAAACGTTGGTGCCCGATTACCGTGGCCGTATGGATGTGGCACTGGAAATCACTGCCGCCGAGCCGCCTGACGTGTTCAACCACAACCTCGAAACCGTCCCGCGCCTGTACAAGGCTGCGCGTCCGGGTTCGGACTATCAGTGGTCGCTGACGTTGCTGCAACGCTTCAAGCAAATGATGCCGCACATCCCGACCAAGTCCGGCCTGATGCTGGGTCTGGGCGAGACGGACGAAGAAGTCATTGAAGTGATGAAGCGCATGCGCGAACACGACATCGACATGCTGACCCTGGGCCAGTACCTGCAACCGTCGCGCAGCCACTTGCCGGTGCAGCGTTTCGTGCACCCGGACGTTTTCGCCTGGTTTGCCGAAGAAGGCTACAAAATG
Coding sequences within it:
- the lipA gene encoding lipoyl synthase, which translates into the protein MTTAQDAVQTLIPTLDISERVARANEARSKVETGVKLRGAEKVARIPVKIIPTTELPKKPDWIRVRIPVSPEVDRIKALLRKHKLHSVCEEASCPNLGECFSGGTATFMIMGDICTRRCPFCDVGHGRPKPLDVNEPQSLAIAIADLGLKYVVITSVDRDDLRDGGAQHFADCIREIRKLSPNVLLETLVPDYRGRMDVALEITAAEPPDVFNHNLETVPRLYKAARPGSDYQWSLTLLQRFKQMMPHIPTKSGLMLGLGETDEEVIEVMKRMREHDIDMLTLGQYLQPSRSHLPVQRFVHPDVFAWFAEEGYKMGFKNVASGPLVRSSYHADEQAKLVKTMLVGA